Proteins from a genomic interval of Gossypium hirsutum isolate 1008001.06 chromosome A09, Gossypium_hirsutum_v2.1, whole genome shotgun sequence:
- the LOC107889587 gene encoding auxin-responsive protein SAUR20-like gives MQQNWERHTGLVIVRLLMKRLKSFLSGLPSRGRDGNNIEYDEDVDETKIPNDVKEGHFAVIAVKGGKSKRFILELSYLRNPAFLRLLEQAKEEYGFQQMGALTVPCQPEELQIILEDKIKKTSL, from the coding sequence ATGCAGCAGAACTGGGAACGTCATACAGGGCTTGTAATAGTTAGGCTTTTGATGAAAAGGCTAAAGAGTTTTCTCTCAGGGTTACCGTCAAGGGGCCGCGATGGAAATAACATTGAGTATGATGAGGATGTTGATGAAACAAAGATACCAAACGATGTGAAGGAAGGACATTTTGCAGTAATTGCAGTCAAAGGTGGAAAATCAAAGAGGTTTATCTTGGAGCTGAGTTACCTGAGGAATCCAGCGTTTTTAAGGCTATTAGAGCAAGCTAAAGAGGAATATGGATTCCAACAAATGGGAGCTCTAACTGTCCCTTGTCAACCTGAAGAGTTACAGATCATCTTAGaagacaaaataaagaaaactagTCTCTAG